The following coding sequences are from one Octopus bimaculoides isolate UCB-OBI-ISO-001 chromosome 3, ASM119413v2, whole genome shotgun sequence window:
- the LOC106870230 gene encoding beta-1,3-galactosyltransferase 5, whose protein sequence is MSLLTKTINNKPIMTMENSCKKKILIWMTILIIAIFVYTSLVLRINQETFMDIFSSRWFTVTYQQPHNFSYIHLTNNCSDSVQILVAVCSAPINLLHRNTIRETWGQYARNNSNFKMVFFEGVKHSPNVQDDINEESVKYGDIVQENYIDHYENLSLKSVAYLRWVSSSCRKVKFVLKTDDDMYINLPLLEKTLMNMKRSRFIMGLVFKHVAPIRDSSSKWYTPKSKYPKNEFPEYVSGTAYLISGDIVPELYAESFNEKLFWLEDVYITGMLANRVNATRINSGKFTIYNKQHTGCAYKNMISGHHVTPRNMKIIYQQLQNVTLVCH, encoded by the coding sequence gtaaaaagaaaattctcATATGGATGACAATATTAATCATAGCCATTTTTGTGTACACTAGTCTCGTGCTACGAATCAATCAGGAAACCTTCATGGATATATTTTCAAGCAGATGGTTTACAGTCACATACCAACAGCCACATAATTTCTCATATATTCATTTGACAAATAATTGTTCTGACTCTGTTCAGATCCTTGTTGCTGTGTGTTCAGCCCCAATTAATTTACTGCATCGAAATACCATACGAGAGACTTGGGGCCAATATGCTaggaacaattcaaactttaagATGGTTTTTTTTGAAGGTGTTAAACATAGTCCTAATGTTCAAGATGACATTAATGAAGAAAGTGTAAAATATGGTGATATTGTACAAGAGAACTATATTGATCATTATGAAAACTTGTCTTTAAAGTCAGTTGCTTATCTGCGTTGGGTGAGTTCTTCATGTAGAAAAGTAAAATTTGTGTTGAAAAcagatgatgatatgtatataaatcttccACTGTTAGAGAAAACACTTATGAACATGAAACGTTCTCGGTTTATCATGGGTTTAGTTTTTAAACATGTTGCACCAATCAGAGATAGCTCATCAAAATGGTACACACCCAAATCAAAATATCCAAAGAATGAGTTTCCTGAGTATGTCTCCGGGACTGCTTATCTAATTTCAGGTGACATAGTACCAGAATTGTATGCAGAATCATTTAATGAAAAGCTTTTCTGGCTTGAAGATGTTTATATAACAGGAATGCTTGCGAACCGAGTGAATGCAACAAGAATAAACAGTGGCAAATTTACAATTTATAACAAACAACACACTGGCTGTGCCTACAAAAACATGATAAGTGGACATCATGTGACACcgagaaatatgaaaattatttatcAACAATTACAAAATGTAACTCTTGTTTgccattaa